The Paenibacillus sp. MBLB1832 genome has a window encoding:
- a CDS encoding nucleotidyltransferase domain-containing protein: MNNDFQLDLSQLPQELRVMLSLLTCDGHLSPLEQARMVNIDWDLFMKLAMHHRVYPDLYRKMKMMKVPWVPSHVLDALRKHYQKNAFQMLHLSAEMELLSKEMAGGGIPSIVLKGPVLAADLYGDVSLRTSRDLDILVPFQDLDRVDGLLRRMHYEKIECPLMVLGDWKWRHHHITYFHAGKQATVEIHWRLGPGPAKEPSFQELWERKRLSSITSSPVYYLGKEDLFAFLAIHGSRHGWSRLRWLVDMDQMVKQKLDAAELIQAFHRYGNLHIAAQALLLTSQLLRTSLPPELYALTDGKRPRQLAKDALFYLRQMVNLHTDPVPVDVSIYHKRHLFSLMSTSNKVWFILSFMYPYPEDVETLALPKFAQFLYFPLRPFLWAWRRTRKQTVTT, translated from the coding sequence ATGAACAATGATTTTCAGTTAGACTTATCGCAACTCCCGCAAGAGCTGCGCGTTATGTTATCGCTTCTAACCTGTGACGGCCATCTATCGCCTCTTGAGCAGGCGAGAATGGTGAATATCGATTGGGACCTGTTCATGAAACTAGCGATGCATCATCGCGTGTATCCTGATCTCTATCGGAAGATGAAGATGATGAAAGTACCTTGGGTACCTTCCCATGTCTTGGACGCATTGCGCAAGCACTATCAGAAGAATGCGTTTCAAATGCTGCATCTCAGCGCCGAAATGGAGCTGCTCAGCAAGGAAATGGCAGGCGGCGGCATTCCTTCCATTGTGCTGAAAGGACCCGTCTTGGCCGCAGACTTGTATGGGGATGTTTCGCTGAGAACTTCCAGAGATCTGGACATTCTTGTCCCTTTTCAGGATCTGGATCGCGTAGATGGTCTGCTTCGACGGATGCACTACGAGAAGATCGAATGTCCGCTCATGGTACTGGGCGATTGGAAATGGCGGCATCATCACATTACCTACTTTCATGCTGGCAAGCAAGCGACGGTAGAAATCCATTGGCGCCTAGGGCCTGGACCTGCCAAAGAGCCCAGCTTTCAAGAGCTGTGGGAGCGCAAACGCCTCTCCTCGATTACGAGCAGCCCTGTATACTATTTGGGCAAAGAGGATTTATTCGCGTTCCTGGCGATTCACGGCTCACGTCACGGCTGGTCAAGGCTGCGTTGGCTCGTCGATATGGACCAAATGGTGAAACAGAAGCTGGATGCGGCTGAGCTGATTCAAGCGTTCCACCGATATGGCAATCTACATATCGCCGCTCAAGCGCTGCTTCTCACCTCACAGCTGCTGCGCACATCCTTGCCGCCAGAGCTGTATGCCCTTACCGATGGCAAGCGTCCGCGCCAGTTAGCGAAAGACGCCCTATTCTACCTGCGCCAAATGGTCAATCTTCATACCGATCCCGTGCCTGTGGACGTATCAATCTATCATAAGCGTCATCTCTTCTCCCTGATGTCGACTTCGAACAAAGTATGGTTCATTCTGAGCTTTATGTACCCTTATCCAGAAGATGTCGAAACGTTGGCATTACCGAAATTTGCACAGTTCTTGTACTTCCCGTTAAGGCCTTTCTTATGGGCATGGAGAAGGACTAGGAAGCAAACGGTCACAACGTGA
- a CDS encoding ABC transporter ATP-binding protein, whose translation MKQLLHFARELHVFAGKILYLNVIGMVIVSLLEGAGILLLLPLISISGVISISNSSNPISKLAGIVQHMPVAWSLAILLAAYLLLITCQTLLQQNLNHRNLRILMGFTNHIRMETYRSLLQANWAFFMSKRKSDLINALTEELSRVVRGTNLLLQFITAVIFTGIQIGIAFWLSPSITLFVIVAGTILAYFSRRWIKKSRMVGTESTEIAQSYLGGISDHFNGVKDIKSNSLEASRIAWLRDWCKRIEAEQLKMNAIRNHSQTFYKITSTFLIASLIFVSIQLFKAQPSQLVLIILIFSRLWPRFTGIQSNLEQIASCIPAFQSILLLQEESAGAMEYNEKELVKQSTPMPVHQGISCQNVYFRYNKQELAYQLENIQVHIPANQTTAIVGRSGAGKSTLIDIVMGLLQPDQGQVCIDGVPLTRENLLAFRRSISYVPQDPFLFNGTIRENLLMIKPQATEEELWEALEFSISAEFVRRLPQGMDTLIGDRGVRLSGGERQRLVLARAILRKTSILVLDEASSALDTENEAKILAALDQLKGKMTIIVIAHRLSTIRNADQVIVVDRGVVVQNGKFGQLATEKKSLLNHLLEQQVIVMPHG comes from the coding sequence TTGAAGCAACTCTTACATTTTGCAAGAGAGCTGCATGTGTTTGCAGGGAAAATACTATATCTGAATGTCATTGGCATGGTCATAGTCAGTTTACTGGAAGGAGCGGGTATCCTTCTCTTACTTCCTCTAATTAGTATAAGCGGTGTTATTAGCATTAGTAACAGCTCGAACCCAATCTCAAAGCTAGCTGGCATTGTGCAGCATATGCCTGTTGCTTGGAGTCTTGCCATTCTATTAGCGGCTTATCTGCTCTTAATTACTTGTCAAACCCTGCTCCAGCAAAACTTAAATCATCGAAATTTACGCATCCTTATGGGATTTACCAATCATATTCGTATGGAGACCTATCGCTCCTTATTACAAGCGAATTGGGCTTTTTTTATGAGCAAAAGAAAATCGGACCTCATCAACGCCCTGACGGAAGAGCTAAGTCGCGTTGTGAGAGGGACGAATCTCCTTCTTCAGTTCATAACCGCTGTTATTTTTACAGGGATTCAAATTGGAATTGCTTTTTGGTTATCTCCATCGATTACGTTATTTGTCATCGTCGCTGGCACGATTCTCGCCTATTTCTCACGAAGATGGATTAAAAAATCAAGAATGGTTGGCACAGAAAGCACGGAAATTGCTCAAAGCTATCTCGGCGGCATATCGGATCATTTCAACGGCGTTAAGGATATTAAAAGCAATTCTTTAGAAGCATCACGAATTGCTTGGTTGCGTGATTGGTGCAAACGAATTGAAGCGGAACAACTTAAAATGAACGCCATTCGAAATCATTCGCAAACGTTTTATAAAATTACATCAACGTTTCTCATTGCATCCCTTATTTTCGTTTCTATTCAACTATTTAAGGCACAACCTAGTCAGTTGGTATTAATTATTTTAATTTTTTCGCGACTTTGGCCGCGGTTTACAGGCATTCAGTCCAATTTGGAGCAAATTGCCTCCTGTATCCCTGCGTTTCAGTCTATCCTTCTGTTACAGGAAGAGAGTGCAGGCGCAATGGAATATAACGAGAAAGAACTTGTGAAGCAATCAACGCCAATGCCAGTTCATCAAGGAATCTCGTGTCAGAATGTCTATTTCCGCTACAATAAGCAAGAATTGGCGTATCAACTTGAAAATATCCAAGTACACATTCCTGCGAACCAAACGACCGCGATTGTTGGACGTTCAGGTGCAGGGAAGAGTACCTTGATCGATATTGTGATGGGACTTTTACAGCCTGACCAAGGCCAGGTTTGTATCGATGGCGTTCCGCTGACCCGCGAAAACTTGCTGGCTTTTCGACGATCTATCTCCTATGTGCCGCAAGATCCTTTTCTTTTTAACGGAACGATTCGCGAGAATTTGCTTATGATTAAACCGCAGGCGACCGAAGAGGAACTGTGGGAAGCGCTGGAGTTCTCGATTTCAGCCGAATTCGTCAGACGCCTGCCGCAAGGCATGGATACGCTCATTGGTGATCGGGGCGTGCGGCTGTCCGGCGGTGAACGACAACGGCTGGTGTTGGCCAGAGCCATTCTGCGTAAGACGTCGATTCTCGTCCTGGATGAAGCGTCCAGCGCACTTGACACGGAGAATGAAGCGAAAATTCTTGCTGCCTTAGATCAATTAAAAGGTAAAATGACGATCATCGTCATTGCCCATCGCCTGTCGACAATTCGGAATGCCGATCAAGTGATCGTTGTAGATCGCGGAGTCGTTGTTCAGAACGGCAAGTTTGGGCAGTTAGCGACAGAGAAGAAGAGTCTGTTGAATCATTTGCTGGAGCAGCAGGTTATTGTGATGCCGCATGGGTAA
- a CDS encoding paeninodin family lasso peptide: MQKNWQKPELETLDVGMTMAGEGGNDVDGFYIDCHFPFLHLTHDS; this comes from the coding sequence ATGCAAAAAAATTGGCAAAAACCTGAGTTAGAAACATTAGATGTTGGTATGACGATGGCTGGTGAGGGCGGAAACGATGTTGATGGTTTTTACATAGATTGTCACTTTCCATTTTTACATTTAACGCACGATAGTTAG
- a CDS encoding lasso peptide biosynthesis B2 protein: MFQLDTTTMLLFMEAYMYLGWARILKSLPFARVVQGMGLEMGESPLEVPYLDKRVVAKVAVAVQTMSSYTIWDSKCLVRALTGMKMLSKRKMHSTLYLGTAKDEHGRMIAHAWLRCGPYYVTGAEEMKRFTVVGTFTKR; the protein is encoded by the coding sequence ATGTTTCAATTGGATACGACAACAATGCTTTTATTTATGGAAGCTTATATGTATCTGGGATGGGCTCGGATACTTAAATCATTGCCATTCGCAAGAGTGGTACAAGGAATGGGCCTGGAGATGGGTGAGTCCCCCTTAGAAGTGCCTTATTTGGATAAAAGAGTCGTTGCAAAAGTGGCAGTCGCTGTTCAGACGATGAGTTCGTATACGATTTGGGATAGTAAATGCCTAGTAAGGGCTCTGACAGGTATGAAAATGCTGAGCAAGCGTAAGATGCATAGTACATTGTATCTTGGCACAGCCAAGGATGAACATGGACGAATGATTGCGCATGCATGGCTGCGATGCGGTCCCTACTATGTCACGGGTGCTGAAGAAATGAAAAGGTTTACAGTGGTAGGTACATTTACGAAAAGGTGA
- a CDS encoding lasso peptide biosynthesis PqqD family chaperone yields MLKQAAITIVDTVEQGKGNIVSDMGGEKVMLHVANSKYYNLGEVGGRIWDLIETPIAVSQLVYVLTAEYQVEKEQCEEHVLSFLNHLLKEELIHVDEK; encoded by the coding sequence ATGCTTAAACAAGCCGCAATTACAATCGTTGATACCGTTGAGCAGGGTAAAGGAAACATCGTTAGCGATATGGGTGGAGAGAAAGTGATGTTACATGTGGCCAATAGCAAGTATTACAACTTAGGGGAAGTCGGGGGTCGCATCTGGGACCTCATTGAAACACCTATTGCTGTATCACAACTCGTATATGTTTTGACTGCGGAATATCAAGTTGAGAAAGAACAGTGTGAGGAGCATGTTCTTAGTTTTCTGAATCATCTGTTGAAAGAAGAACTTATTCATGTTGATGAAAAGTAG
- a CDS encoding aldolase — protein sequence MIKTQERVKFQAFGLKIVSDIHLPELLPASDIHDEEEVIITFGDLTEQWAEQVAPHQTICITEDRVMFRVADTAIYAIQDGKYITVSPVKEAEESKIRLYLLGTCMGIILLQKRILPLHGSAIAINGKAYAFVGHSGAGKSTLASAFINQGYSLLSDDVIPVSFSSASIPFVTPSYPQQKLWQESLSHFGMDASQFSPIYQRETKYTVPVVSSFSSEPIPLAAVFELVKSTGDGVNLRPIPHLEGLYRLYNHTYRQSLLGKLGLVDWHFKTSAKLSEYVKIFQLERPVNGFTAGQLVSLVLDTIQKGES from the coding sequence ATGATAAAAACACAAGAAAGAGTCAAATTTCAGGCATTTGGGTTAAAAATTGTAAGCGACATTCATTTGCCAGAATTGCTGCCAGCCAGTGATATTCACGACGAGGAAGAAGTTATCATAACCTTCGGTGATTTAACCGAGCAATGGGCAGAACAAGTTGCTCCTCATCAAACTATTTGCATTACCGAGGATCGCGTGATGTTCCGAGTCGCGGATACTGCGATTTATGCCATTCAAGATGGGAAATATATAACCGTTTCTCCTGTCAAGGAAGCGGAAGAATCGAAGATTCGACTCTATCTCCTCGGCACTTGCATGGGAATTATTTTACTCCAGAAGCGTATTCTGCCCTTGCATGGCAGTGCGATAGCAATCAACGGCAAGGCCTATGCCTTCGTCGGACATTCAGGCGCTGGCAAATCGACACTGGCTTCAGCCTTTATTAACCAAGGCTATTCCCTTCTTAGCGATGATGTTATTCCAGTCTCATTCTCGTCTGCCTCAATACCATTCGTAACACCCTCCTATCCTCAGCAGAAATTATGGCAGGAAAGCTTGTCCCATTTCGGGATGGATGCGAGTCAATTCAGCCCCATTTACCAGAGAGAAACCAAATACACGGTGCCTGTAGTTTCGAGTTTTTCATCGGAACCTATTCCATTAGCGGCTGTATTTGAACTTGTGAAATCAACAGGCGATGGTGTTAACCTACGACCCATTCCACACTTAGAAGGCTTGTATCGGCTGTATAATCATACGTATCGTCAATCCTTACTAGGAAAGTTAGGATTAGTGGATTGGCATTTTAAAACATCTGCCAAACTATCCGAGTATGTGAAAATCTTTCAATTAGAACGCCCGGTTAACGGCTTTACTGCAGGGCAACTTGTCTCATTGGTACTAGACACCATTCAAAAGGGGGAATCATAA
- a CDS encoding paeninodin family lasso peptide — protein sequence MQKVWSKPELETLDLSMTMAGPGLQFLDQFVSDPDEFGELHHS from the coding sequence ATGCAAAAAGTATGGTCGAAACCAGAATTAGAAACATTGGATTTGAGCATGACAATGGCAGGGCCTGGTCTTCAATTCTTAGATCAATTCGTATCTGATCCAGATGAGTTTGGTGAATTGCACCATAGCTAG